In Dysidea avara chromosome 3, odDysAvar1.4, whole genome shotgun sequence, a single window of DNA contains:
- the LOC136248530 gene encoding uncharacterized protein, with amino-acid sequence MCRTFNVDFSQCEFVNSTGSAIHIAPTQIRRGISCNFLQCTFVNNTSTGHGAALHVSTENTISDIDVPYTQLIICECNFEYNFGGRSIVYVVDTLKQVNPELILSSTNFTNNIGSALFISSSVLYLQPQNLFVNNIADNGAAIYFNENSYLILDVNSSSLAKFIGNTVRFRGGAVYVDFTPDSFSCNPVLFVRTVDVSAISFTSNSAGIAGNDIYFNFIESCDEDFTLPILSIVSRFNYTQTNGAIDSSPLKVNLCSRDSCDLINDSCSVDGPNMLGHPISFSTTVCDYFNNPSRETVQVFISCVDCNSTYRLQNSEVCLRNGNEMITVTGVNATERNHDDDFSLLLNMISIPSPQFKVITAMLSVKLSPCFSGYVFNPSSQICDCYNNDDDVIQCNGDNAEIRQGYWFGSALGKCTVSLCPNFYCNFSHRNETGNGYYSLPRELDDQCRLHRTGVACGDCSSGYTLAYNSPDCVDERKCSWMLPLVIVLTILYWIIIVIGVAFLTHSKFQISLGHLYGIIYYYSIVDVLLGNDLYISNGVFQLVAVISSFAKLTPQIIGKLCFVKELSGIDLQFINYIHVIAVSLVLFGISRAAKYSRRIANFGQRFIVRAVCVLLLLSYTSLASTSLQLLRPLKFNDVDGTFSYSSPDVKYFSGRHVVYGIVAILCVVVFVIGLPFLLVLEPFLRSSFNFVRIKPLLDQFQGSYKDKYRWFAAYYLICRLVIFIISYAVNNYQDRLYCLQTACIVIVLIHGWIQPYKYKCLNTLDSAILVIIVLVVNLTTFNYSQSTTIGISVVLILLSLCVVFMSLVIELFIPKMLGR; translated from the coding sequence ATGTGCAGAACATTTAATGTTGATTTTTCACAATGTGAATTTGTAAATAGTACTGGATCAGCTATACACATTGCGCCAACTCAAATTAGGAGGGGTATAAGCTGCAACTTTTTGCAATGTACATTTGTTAACAATACAAGTACAGGTCATGGAGCTGCATTGCATGTTTCAACAGAGAACACCATATCAGATATTGATGTTCCATATACTCAACTAATTATATGTGAGTGCAATTTTGAATACAATTTTGGAGGAAGGAGCATTGTATATGTTGTTGATACACTTAAGCAGGTAAACCCAGAATTGATTCTTAGCTCTACAAACTTTACTAACAACATTGGATCTGCTCTGTTTATTTCATCATCTGTACTTTATTTGCAACCCCAAAATTTGTTTGTGAACAACATAGCTGATAATGGTGCAGcaatatattttaatgaaaattCTTATCTTATTTTGGATGTAAATTCATCTTCTTTAGCAAAGTTTATTGGAAACACTGTACGGTTTCGTGGAGGAGCTGTTTATGTTGATTTTACCCCAGATAGCTTCAGTTGTAATCCAGTGCTTTTTGTGAGGACAGTTGATGTGTCAGCAATCTCCTTTACAAGTAATTCTGCTGGCATTGCTGGTAATGATATATACTTTAACTTCATTGAATCATGTGATGAAGATTTTACTCTTCCTATCCTGAGCATTGTTAGCAGGTTCAATTACACACAGACTAATGGTGCTATTGATTCTTCACCTCTTAAGGTAAATCTATGTTCACGAGACTCATGTGATCTCATCAATGATAGCTGTTCTGTTGATGGACCAAACATGTTAGGACATCCTATATCTTTCTCCACTACAGTGTGTGATTATTTTAATAATCCTAGTAGGGAAACGGTACAAGTTTTCATAAGTTGTGTTGATTGCAATTCCACGTACCGTCTACAGAATAGTGAAGTGTGTTTGCGAAATGGAAATGAAATGATCACTGTTACTGGAGTAAATGCTACAGAGAGGAATCATGATGATGATTTTAGCTTACTGTTGAACATGATTTCAATTCCATCTCCTCAGTTTAAAGTAATAACAGCAATGTTGTCAGTGAAATTGTCACCATGTTTTAGTGGATACGTTTTTAACCCAAGTTCTCAAATATGCGATTGCtacaataatgatgatgatgttatCCAGTGTAATGGGGATAATGCTGAGATTAGACAAGGATACTGGTTTGGTAGTGCCTTAGGAAAATGTACCGTATCATTATGTCCCAACTTCTATTGCAATTTTAGTCATCGCAATGAGACAGGGAATGGATATTATAGCTTACCAAGAGAATTAGATGATCAATGTAGACTACACAGGACAGGAGTAGCTTGTGGTGACTGTAGTTCAGGATATACTCTAGCATATAACTCTCCTGACTGTGTTGATGAGAGGAAGTGTTCTTGGATGTTACCATTGGTGATTGTGTTGACAATTCTGTACTGGATTATAATAGTAATAGGTGTGGCATTTTTGACGCATTCCAAATTTCAAATATCTCTGGGACATTTGTATGGGATAATATACTATTATAGTATAGTGGATGTTTTGTTAGGTAATGACTTGTACATTTCTAATggagtgtttcagctagttgCAGTGATATCAAGTTTTGCCAAACTGACTCCACAAATTATTGGAAAATTGTGTTTTGTAAAAGAATTAAGTGGAATTGATCTACAGTTTATCAATTACATTCATGTGATAGCTGTTTCACTTGTACTATTTGGGATATCTAGAGCAGCTAAATATTCAAGGAGGATAGCAAACTTTGGCCAACGCTTTATTGTACGAGCTGTGTGTGTTCTGCTGTTGTTGTCTTATACATCACTAGCATCAACCTCACTTCAGTTACTGAGACCACTGAAATTTAATGATGTTGATGGTACATTCTCTTATTCATCACCAGATGTGAAATATTTCAGTGGTAGACATGTGGTGTATGGAATTGTAGCAATTTTGTGTGTGGTAGTTTTTGTAATAGGTTTACCATTTCTACTTGTACTCGAGCCATTTCTGAGGAGCAGTTTTAATTTTGTCCGAATCAAACCATTATTAGATCAATTTCAAGGAAGTTACAAAGACAAGTATCGTTGGTTTGCTGCTTATTATCTGATATGCCGACTGGTGATTTTCATAATATCATATGCTGTCAATAACTATCAAGACAGGCTTTATTGCCTACAGACAGCTTGTATTGTGATTGTATTAATTCATGGATGGATCCAACCTTACAAATACAAATGTTTGAACACTTTAGACAGTGCCATTTTGGTTATCATAGTTCTAGTTGTTAACCTGACTACTTTCAACTATTCACAATCTACAACAATCGGGATTTCAGTTGTTTTGATCTTACTCTCTTTATGTGTGGTGTTTATGTCGTTGGTTATAGAGTTGTTTATTCCCAAAATGCTGGGGAGGTGA